Below is a window of Deinococcus seoulensis DNA.
AAGGGAAGAGGCCCGCACCGGCACAGGCGGATGCGGGCCTCTTCAGGGTCTGCGGGTGATGACCTTCAGGACGCTGGTCTTCAGAACGGCGTTTCGTCGTCGGTGGGTGCGGGGGCCGGGGCGGGGCGCGGCGCGGGCCGGGCGGCCTGTTGCGGGGCCTGCTGGGCAGCCGGGCGGGTGCCGGGCGCGGCGGCCTGCGGGGCGGGACGGCTGGCCTGGGTGGGTTGCGTGCCCTGCCGGGGGGTGGCGTAGCGTTCCTGGCGTTTGCCGCCCCGGAAGATGGCCAGCGTCACGTACTCGAATTCGCCGTCGGATTTCTCGCGGACGTGGTCGGGGTCGGTGCTTTTCGCGCCGCGTGAGTACTTCACGGCGGCCGGGAGTTTCATCTTGCGGCTGTCCACGGCGTCCAGTTCGCGGCGGCGGTAGGCGTGTCCGCGGTGAATGACGAGTTCCTCGCCGTCGGGGCTGGTCCACTTGCGGGCGCCGATCAGGGTCCAGTCGAAGTCCGCCTCGTTTTCCAGGGGGAACTGGTAGCCGCCGCTGGGAACGTCGCCGCTGGTCCAGCCGAGGCGGCCGTACTGGCGCTGGATGTCCAGCAGCTGGGCGGGGTTTTCGACGTCGACGGTGACGCGGGCGCCCAGGTCGGTGGTGAATTCGATGTGCAGCATGTGGACTCCTTGAGTGGGTGGCAGGAGGCGGCGGGAGATAGCCC
It encodes the following:
- a CDS encoding single-stranded DNA-binding protein; the encoded protein is MLHIEFTTDLGARVTVDVENPAQLLDIQRQYGRLGWTSGDVPSGGYQFPLENEADFDWTLIGARKWTSPDGEELVIHRGHAYRRRELDAVDSRKMKLPAAVKYSRGAKSTDPDHVREKSDGEFEYVTLAIFRGGKRQERYATPRQGTQPTQASRPAPQAAAPGTRPAAQQAPQQAARPAPRPAPAPAPTDDETPF